Below is a window of Desulfarculaceae bacterium DNA.
CTGTCCCCACGCGCGGGGGCAGCTCCACCGGCGGGGGCAGCACGCTGATGCGCGCCGGGTCCACCCCCACCAGGGCCAACTCGGAGGCCATGTAGTTGGAGAGCACCAGCACCCGGCCCATGGCCTGGAGCGCCTCCAGGCGGGCCCGGGTCAGCTCCAGCATCCGGCGGCCATAGTCCGGGTCGTCGAAGCAGGCCAGGCACTCCGGCCCCATGGCCCGGTCGCAAAGGCGGCCATCGGGCAAGAGCTTGCCCCGGCCCGGGCAGAAGAGGCGATGGTCCTGCACGGTCATCACCGTGGGCCCGGCCTCGGCGGCCAGGGCCATGAGCCCCGGGTCCATGAGGTTGTGCACATGGATAAGCTCGGGCGCGAAGGCGTCGATGGCCTCGCCCAGGCGGGCGCGGGCCGCCTGGCCCCCCCGCGCGCTCAGGCCGGAGCGGTCCAGGCCCTTGACCCGCTGCCAGGGGCCGATCTCGACCCGCTCGGCCGGGGGCAGGCTGGCGTCGTCAAAACCCACGGCCAAGAGCGTGTCGTCGCGCCCTTGCAGCCGGGCCAACAGGCTGAGCAAATGGCGCTCGGCCCCGCCCCGGGCCGAAAGCCGGTCGTGTAAGTGCAAGACCCTCATGGTCCCCACCATACAACGAGACGCCCCCTCAGGGCACGGCCCGGAAAGCCCGAAAGCGGCCCCGCCGGGGATTCTGGCAAATTTATATGCAAATACAATGCATTACCCCAAAAAACCCACCAAGAGGCCCCCTTACTAAATTGTAAAAAATCCCGTCACCCCGTGAAACGCCAGGTATGCAAGCAAGGCAAGGGGTTAAGTGACAATTGATATCAGTTCCTGACAATGCGCCAAAAAATGCGTTTTAAGGGTTGACACCCCCATATGTAGTGTACGAAGATGAGAGCCGTACAACATAGCGGGTAAGGAGCGGCACAAGCAGGCCGTTCACGTTTTTGGAGCTAAAACAGGGCCTAGGGCGATGCGGCACATGGGGCGAAAAGCAGGCGGGCGGCTGAGAGATGTTCTCGGGCGCGCTCGCGTTTTCGCGGACCGGGCCCAGGGCCTTGGCGTGGCGGCTGCCCCTCGGGCGGTCCAATAATAAGGGCCTGGCGGCAGGCACCCCCCAGGGGGGCAACCAAAGTGGCGGGAGATATTGAAGATGGCCGATCTTAGGGTAGTGGATGGCAGCAAAAAAGCCGAGCCGATCATAAACTCCGAGACCACCGACATGGCCCTGTTCGTGCGCACCAGCGCCGAAGAAATGGACTCGTGGGACCGGGCGCGCATCGAGGAAGCCCTCATCCGCGAGACCCAGCTCGACGACATCACCGCCAAGGAGATCGCCGCCGAGGTGGA
It encodes the following:
- a CDS encoding glycosyltransferase family 4 protein translates to MRVLHLHDRLSARGGAERHLLSLLARLQGRDDTLLAVGFDDASLPPAERVEIGPWQRVKGLDRSGLSARGGQAARARLGEAIDAFAPELIHVHNLMDPGLMALAAEAGPTVMTVQDHRLFCPGRGKLLPDGRLCDRAMGPECLACFDDPDYGRRMLELTRARLEALQAMGRVLVLSNYMASELALVGVDPARISVLPPPVELPPRVGTGERGYHLLAGRLVGRKGVRVALEARELLSEPLPLVVAGDGPLAGEVARAASASGGRLIFEGWADRARMGALLAGAASLWVPSLWAEPWGLVGPEALSRATPVAAAPVGGVPEWLRPGEHGLAAAPGDARALAEAADRLAADSALARGLGRAGRDWVRQHLDEDKLMARLKQTYQRAQEARP